The following proteins are co-located in the Sulfurospirillum tamanense genome:
- a CDS encoding type II secretion system F family protein: protein MKYFEVEYLFKGQKNRKLFKAQNRNDALTMAKIKNPGIIIKVIETSPPVEEQFHVYKERILNAITKQGIHTPNLIAAIRQLSVMTNAGISIHDSIKEVAKASEDKRLKAIFAQADDDLNSGLSLTESFVSFKHQLGDVTLAMVELGESTGNMSESLEKLAEILDEIWENQQKFKKAIRYPITVLVAICVAFTILMVYVVPKFKDIFEKLNSELPLPTKILLGMEHAISNYGFYILAGLVSGIVFSKYMYENNNDFKASFDKYILKVYLVGNIVFYSTMSRFNLVFTELIRAGIPIADALDTALLTIGNTHLKKQLGGVKVSVQRGISLTKSFQETTLYEGMLIQMISAGEQSGTLDTMLEKVTDYFKSKFNNIIDNIASYIEPILIGFIAGIVLLLALGIFMPMWDMAQAVKN from the coding sequence ATGAAATACTTTGAAGTAGAGTATCTTTTTAAAGGGCAAAAAAATCGCAAACTCTTTAAAGCGCAAAATCGCAACGATGCCCTCACAATGGCAAAAATCAAAAATCCCGGCATTATCATCAAAGTCATCGAAACCTCACCACCAGTGGAGGAGCAATTTCACGTCTACAAAGAGCGTATCCTTAATGCCATCACCAAGCAAGGCATTCATACTCCCAATCTTATTGCCGCCATTCGCCAACTCAGCGTTATGACTAATGCGGGCATCTCCATACACGATAGCATCAAAGAAGTCGCCAAAGCCAGCGAAGACAAGCGCTTAAAAGCCATCTTTGCACAAGCAGATGATGACCTTAACTCAGGACTAAGCCTCACTGAATCTTTTGTTAGTTTCAAGCACCAACTTGGTGATGTGACCTTGGCCATGGTAGAACTTGGCGAAAGCACGGGAAACATGTCCGAATCCCTTGAAAAACTGGCTGAAATTTTAGACGAAATCTGGGAAAACCAGCAAAAATTTAAAAAAGCAATCCGCTATCCCATTACTGTTCTTGTGGCTATTTGTGTCGCTTTTACTATTCTTATGGTCTATGTTGTGCCAAAATTTAAAGACATTTTTGAAAAACTCAACTCAGAACTCCCCTTGCCTACAAAGATTTTATTAGGTATGGAACACGCCATTAGTAACTACGGATTTTATATTTTGGCTGGGCTTGTAAGCGGTATTGTTTTTTCAAAATACATGTACGAAAATAACAATGATTTTAAGGCGAGTTTTGATAAGTACATTCTCAAGGTCTACCTTGTAGGCAATATTGTGTTCTACTCAACCATGAGCCGTTTTAATCTTGTCTTTACAGAGTTAATTCGCGCAGGCATTCCCATTGCTGATGCTCTAGATACAGCCCTGCTAACCATTGGAAACACCCACCTTAAAAAACAACTTGGCGGAGTAAAAGTCTCTGTTCAACGGGGGATTTCCCTAACCAAATCCTTTCAAGAAACTACGCTTTATGAGGGAATGCTCATTCAAATGATTAGTGCGGGTGAGCAAAGTGGAACTTTGGACACAATGTTGGAAAAAGTCACTGATTATTTTAAGTCCAAATTTAACAACATCATTGACAATATTGCAAGCTATATTGAGCCTATTCTCATCGGCTTTATCGCAGGCATTGTTCTTTTACTAGCCCTTGGAATTTTTATGCCCATGTGGGACATGGCCCAAGCAGTAAAAAACTAG
- a CDS encoding tetratricopeptide repeat protein, giving the protein MLNASDIQTLEARWKKWQFKRVVKKIGVFALFLSLGGAYFLIQHFSLNSSSKELLHSETKEVASPAPQEVLPKEPPLKKNDALSQRPSLSIQPFPSQHITQEPSPALLPPEPEVLPALKPEIVTKTNNTPPPQERVETLEITPPRINIEYKTTQRDTTAYLREKFDSTKNIVFALMLSEEYYGLEDYPQARKWALIANETDPKNERSWILFAMAQAKLDNTKEAISALEEFLKNNSSTNAQLLLDKLKKGTFK; this is encoded by the coding sequence ATGCTTAATGCCTCCGATATCCAAACACTTGAAGCCCGATGGAAAAAGTGGCAATTTAAACGTGTAGTAAAAAAAATAGGTGTTTTTGCACTCTTTCTTTCTCTAGGAGGAGCCTATTTCTTAATCCAGCACTTTTCTCTAAATAGTTCTTCAAAAGAGTTGCTACACAGCGAAACAAAAGAAGTTGCCTCCCCTGCACCACAAGAAGTTTTGCCAAAAGAGCCACCCCTTAAGAAAAACGATGCCTTATCACAAAGACCCTCTTTGTCTATACAACCCTTTCCAAGTCAACATATCACGCAAGAACCATCACCTGCTCTTTTACCACCAGAACCTGAGGTTTTACCAGCTCTAAAACCTGAAATTGTTACAAAAACAAACAACACCCCTCCACCCCAAGAGAGAGTTGAAACCCTTGAAATAACACCTCCTCGCATTAACATTGAATATAAGACGACCCAAAGGGATACTACGGCATATTTAAGAGAAAAGTTTGACTCAACAAAAAATATTGTTTTCGCACTTATGCTTTCTGAAGAGTATTATGGACTAGAAGATTACCCTCAAGCGCGCAAATGGGCCTTGATTGCCAATGAGACAGACCCAAAAAATGAGCGTAGTTGGATTCTTTTTGCAATGGCGCAAGCCAAATTAGACAATACAAAAGAGGCCATTAGTGCTTTAGAGGAATTTTTAAAAAACAACAGCTCTACCAACGCCCAATTGCTTTTAGATAAACTTAAAAAAGGAACATTCAAATGA
- a CDS encoding GspE/PulE family protein: protein MNTTAKTLVHALVRNRIINETTAQKVELLLTEGQKNIGEILLDEGFTYTTLIENLCELYKNGAISMDDLGNEFSVNSEDFLKHFAKGLNFEYMDLDSVDIDYRMATRVPLSQLKKYKALPIREDEINVYIALRDPTDINAHEGVQRIYNRKLVKIVIADPAQVDKYLIKMELGESIKGLIADIRKELSSSAADNPQESSGILKLIEIILKTAILARASDIHIEPTENSCIVRSRIDGMLSETFMFDKDIYPPLASRMKLLSNMDIAEKRKPQDGRFSATVLGKEYDFRISALPIMHGESIVLRILDKSKVMIKLENLGMHPRNFERFAKAMKSPFGIILVTGPTGSGKTTTLYAALNAIKSVETKIITVEDPVEYQLNLTQQTQVNEKANLTFASALRSILRQDPDIIMIGEIRDQETLRIAIQAALTGHLVFSTLHTNDAISAVTRIVDMGIEPYLVSGALVAIEAQRLVRKLCPHCKSKINLPKTLYDQIEAHLPETYTFYKHVGCEKCAQTGYIGREMLSEILPISEQIASMIAQGESKEKLRQQAYNEGFIDMFKDGILRAANGVTTIDEVLRVAKS, encoded by the coding sequence ATGAATACTACAGCAAAAACATTGGTACACGCTTTAGTACGAAATAGAATTATCAATGAAACCACTGCCCAAAAGGTCGAACTTCTTCTTACCGAGGGACAAAAAAACATTGGTGAAATTCTCCTTGATGAAGGGTTTACCTATACCACACTCATAGAAAATTTGTGCGAGCTTTATAAAAATGGCGCAATCAGTATGGATGATTTGGGCAATGAATTTTCTGTTAATTCGGAGGATTTTTTAAAACATTTTGCCAAAGGCCTTAATTTTGAGTACATGGATCTTGATAGTGTGGATATTGATTATCGCATGGCTACGCGCGTACCTTTATCACAACTCAAAAAATACAAAGCCCTGCCTATTAGGGAGGATGAGATCAATGTCTACATTGCACTCAGAGACCCTACAGATATTAACGCACACGAAGGTGTGCAGCGCATCTACAACCGAAAGCTTGTCAAAATCGTCATTGCTGATCCTGCCCAAGTGGATAAATACCTTATTAAGATGGAGCTTGGTGAGAGCATTAAAGGGCTAATTGCTGATATTCGCAAAGAACTCTCCTCAAGTGCTGCAGATAACCCGCAAGAATCATCAGGTATCTTAAAACTCATTGAAATTATTCTCAAAACTGCCATTTTAGCGCGAGCAAGCGATATTCACATTGAACCAACTGAAAACAGCTGTATTGTCAGAAGCCGGATTGATGGGATGCTTTCAGAAACGTTCATGTTTGACAAAGACATTTATCCGCCTTTAGCTTCACGCATGAAATTGCTTTCCAACATGGACATCGCCGAAAAACGTAAACCACAAGATGGTAGATTCTCAGCTACTGTGCTTGGCAAAGAGTATGACTTTCGTATTTCTGCGCTTCCCATCATGCACGGCGAATCAATTGTTTTGAGGATACTCGACAAATCAAAAGTCATGATTAAGCTTGAAAACCTTGGCATGCACCCGCGTAACTTTGAGCGGTTTGCAAAAGCCATGAAATCTCCTTTTGGCATTATCCTTGTCACAGGGCCCACAGGAAGCGGTAAAACCACAACGCTTTATGCCGCTCTTAATGCCATTAAAAGCGTTGAGACAAAAATTATTACCGTCGAAGACCCCGTAGAATACCAACTTAACCTCACACAACAAACACAAGTTAATGAAAAGGCAAACCTTACTTTCGCCTCTGCCCTGCGCTCCATTTTGCGTCAAGACCCTGATATTATCATGATTGGCGAAATTAGAGATCAAGAAACCTTGCGCATTGCTATACAAGCAGCACTTACGGGCCATTTGGTTTTTTCTACCTTGCACACCAATGACGCCATTAGTGCAGTAACACGCATTGTGGATATGGGAATTGAACCTTATTTGGTAAGTGGAGCACTCGTGGCCATCGAAGCCCAACGTCTTGTGCGAAAACTTTGCCCACATTGTAAAAGTAAAATTAACTTACCTAAAACACTGTATGACCAAATTGAAGCGCACCTTCCAGAAACTTACACATTTTACAAACATGTTGGCTGTGAGAAATGTGCTCAAACGGGCTATATAGGAAGGGAAATGCTCTCGGAAATTCTGCCTATTAGTGAGCAAATTGCTAGCATGATTGCCCAAGGGGAAAGCAAAGAAAAACTGCGACAACAAGCATACAATGAGGGTTTCATTGACATGTTTAAGGATGGAATTTTACGGGCAGCCAACGGTGTTACAACTATTGATGAAGTGCTAAGGGTAGCAAAATCATGA
- the pilO gene encoding type 4a pilus biogenesis protein PilO, which produces MDALLEKIDAFFDAKKPNEASILMLMIGILVAFLVYTYAFPPAESFLKKNERAFGQITAKVNEESAYLASVTVNGNSNFHVERLRGEIEQTKINLERITYTNGFVDNKLKELSYLLFNDKNWANFLDHISFLAKQHNINLLKINNEFKEPSLQKIEQVLTISIDLKGNFGNVLRFINAIEESRLVVDIYEMSLESAQALDGSLKIAVWGMKY; this is translated from the coding sequence ATGGACGCACTTCTTGAAAAAATAGATGCCTTCTTTGATGCAAAAAAACCCAATGAAGCAAGTATCCTGATGCTCATGATAGGAATTCTTGTAGCGTTTTTAGTCTACACTTATGCATTCCCGCCCGCAGAATCTTTTTTGAAAAAAAATGAGCGCGCTTTTGGGCAAATTACAGCCAAGGTGAATGAAGAAAGCGCTTATCTCGCTTCGGTCACTGTCAATGGAAACAGCAACTTTCACGTGGAACGGTTGCGCGGAGAAATTGAACAAACAAAAATTAATCTTGAGCGCATCACTTACACTAACGGCTTTGTTGACAACAAGCTAAAAGAGCTTTCTTACTTGCTTTTTAATGATAAAAATTGGGCAAATTTTTTAGATCATATCTCTTTTTTAGCCAAACAGCACAATATTAATCTTTTAAAAATCAATAATGAATTCAAAGAACCTTCTTTGCAAAAAATCGAACAAGTGTTAACTATTTCTATCGATCTTAAAGGAAATTTTGGCAATGTTCTAAGGTTTATTAATGCCATTGAAGAGAGTCGTTTGGTTGTTGACATTTACGAAATGTCACTAGAGAGCGCGCAAGCCCTTGACGGGTCGTTGAAAATTGCTGTTTGGGGGATGAAATATTGA
- a CDS encoding ATP-binding protein yields MSNRFTEIKQIFAEESVFDYVNLDKSTLTYEKLVQCIQKPLKLILFYGKPGTGKTFLLRKIYHDLEKKQPLIFFPQPFFDEIQFLASLYEEIFNEKAPQINGYEHFLRLYKERTNTHEKVAISVLLDEAQLYPNELIEKIRLMADTRLFKFLFTIHKTEKEDVLAKEYFTTRIWESIELPNSSVAELQIYLEKKFLFHNRFEILTLFKPSQIRYLFELTKGNLRTVNKLLYKFFEIYEYYEANKPSLVGGKYANTKYIQMAAIDAGLIHA; encoded by the coding sequence ATGAGTAACCGTTTTACCGAAATTAAACAAATTTTTGCCGAAGAGAGTGTGTTTGATTATGTGAACCTTGATAAATCCACACTAACATACGAAAAACTTGTACAGTGCATTCAAAAACCCTTGAAGCTTATTTTGTTTTACGGAAAACCGGGCACAGGGAAAACATTCTTACTGCGAAAAATTTACCATGATTTGGAAAAAAAACAACCGTTGATTTTTTTTCCACAACCTTTTTTTGATGAAATACAATTTTTAGCTTCTTTGTATGAAGAAATTTTTAATGAAAAAGCCCCTCAAATCAACGGTTATGAACATTTTTTAAGGCTCTATAAGGAGCGCACAAATACCCATGAAAAAGTCGCCATTAGCGTACTTTTGGACGAAGCACAACTCTACCCTAATGAGCTCATAGAAAAAATTCGTCTCATGGCTGACACCCGTCTTTTTAAATTTTTATTTACCATCCACAAAACAGAAAAAGAAGACGTGCTAGCAAAAGAGTACTTCACAACACGCATCTGGGAAAGCATAGAATTGCCAAACTCCTCTGTTGCAGAATTGCAAATTTACCTAGAAAAAAAGTTTCTTTTTCATAACCGATTCGAAATTCTCACTCTTTTTAAACCCAGTCAAATTCGCTACCTCTTTGAGTTAACTAAAGGAAATTTACGCACGGTCAATAAGTTGCTCTATAAATTTTTTGAAATTTATGAATACTATGAAGCCAACAAACCTTCTCTTGTTGGAGGAAAATACGCTAACACAAAATATATTCAAATGGCTGCCATTGATGCGGGATTAATTCATGCTTAA
- the mshL gene encoding pilus (MSHA type) biogenesis protein MshL: protein MLLSHSNNKFLAVIMLFVSFSLPSVSLGATETSCEYRVFNVKINESVSIREVINQLSNVCNFSTVVKDPQAITILQNQLQGINIRDLTLHEILDLLLEENNLNYEFKRNTLRISALETKTFSLDYITSIRQGVATLNASISATPTEEGSTRDTANAAENEIRVTEEFDFWNTLDAELTAVLNSGSEVYAAQSPIINRQAGLITITGTSTQLKRAQTYLDDLKRRLHRQVMIDVSVISVGLSEDQTTGVDWSKFQLSLSHNSDNDLDYVGTSVSNAFNANNYAKNINVLNNISFSMEGLINFLKSNGDTRVVSNPKVITMNNQQALITVGDNINYRVPEDTSASDGDNITTTYNNYSIFIGVLLNLLPEISDENKIMLRINPSISSFKYADDDAKQTTPREVAPDTTEKKLSTVVMVNSGDTIILGGLIENTKGFDHTKVPLLGDLPLLGSAFRSTKKTTSSTELVFVITPRIIGEQTPYTQTLKDLGFSKSIYE from the coding sequence ATGTTACTATCTCATTCAAATAACAAATTTTTAGCAGTTATCATGCTATTTGTCTCCTTTTCTCTTCCTAGCGTTTCCCTTGGTGCCACTGAAACGTCCTGTGAATACAGGGTTTTTAATGTCAAAATTAACGAATCCGTCTCCATACGAGAAGTTATCAATCAACTCTCGAACGTCTGCAATTTCAGCACAGTTGTTAAAGATCCTCAAGCCATCACCATACTGCAAAACCAGCTTCAAGGAATAAATATTCGAGATCTAACCCTCCACGAGATACTTGATTTACTTCTAGAGGAAAACAACCTTAATTATGAATTCAAGCGCAATACCTTACGGATCTCAGCCCTTGAAACAAAAACCTTTTCCCTTGACTACATCACCTCTATTCGTCAAGGCGTAGCTACCCTCAACGCTTCCATCTCGGCCACACCCACCGAAGAGGGTAGCACTCGCGACACAGCAAATGCTGCAGAAAATGAGATTCGTGTTACTGAAGAATTTGATTTTTGGAACACCCTTGATGCGGAACTTACTGCTGTTTTAAACAGCGGCTCTGAAGTCTATGCAGCACAATCTCCCATTATTAACCGCCAAGCGGGTCTTATAACCATCACAGGAACCAGCACACAATTAAAGCGCGCTCAAACCTATTTGGATGACCTTAAGCGTAGGCTTCACCGCCAAGTCATGATTGATGTTTCCGTGATTTCCGTTGGACTTAGTGAGGACCAAACCACAGGAGTTGACTGGAGTAAATTTCAACTTAGCCTAAGCCATAATAGTGACAATGATTTGGATTACGTAGGAACCAGTGTTTCCAATGCTTTTAATGCCAACAACTATGCTAAAAACATTAATGTTTTAAATAATATCTCTTTCTCTATGGAGGGGTTAATTAATTTCCTTAAAAGCAACGGGGACACGCGCGTTGTCTCAAATCCAAAAGTTATCACCATGAACAACCAACAAGCACTTATTACTGTAGGTGATAATATCAACTACCGTGTTCCTGAAGACACCAGTGCTTCTGATGGCGACAATATTACTACCACTTACAACAACTACTCCATCTTCATTGGAGTTCTTTTAAACCTTTTGCCTGAAATTTCCGATGAAAATAAAATCATGCTACGCATCAATCCCTCCATTAGTAGTTTTAAGTACGCGGACGATGACGCCAAACAAACAACACCCCGTGAAGTAGCTCCCGATACCACTGAGAAAAAACTCTCAACAGTCGTTATGGTAAACAGCGGTGATACTATCATTTTAGGCGGTCTCATTGAAAATACCAAAGGCTTTGATCATACCAAAGTTCCTCTTTTGGGAGATTTGCCTCTTCTTGGAAGTGCCTTTAGAAGCACCAAAAAAACAACATCGTCCACAGAACTTGTATTTGTTATCACACCAAGAATTATTGGGGAACAGACCCCCTATACACAAACATTGAAAGATTTGGGTTTTTCAAAGTCAATCTATGAGTAA